The Streptomyces sp. HSG2 genome has a segment encoding these proteins:
- the nrtL gene encoding ArgS-related anticodon-binding protein NrtL, producing the protein MTPVELSRTVLDAVRRAAEAGELPVSVPKRAVLTTPGPGGSGDFATAVALQLAGPAGRSAREVAEVVRAHLVEAPGVAEVRISGPGFLNISLDDTAAVALVREILLHGSRYGFARTPEAPEARPTPDTDSAGAFRGSGGAVGLHAPCEVRAVVVMDSVARLLRAQGVSVLTRCAAAPPPEWRTVLGVDVDVVGAPTDRVVRPVPVSGDPLPLGRDAARWALLHPAAHDQARADAVHLAQRESNPLFRVRYAHARIRALIRNAADLGFGPDLGFVRASGPDADSDVGGIPESATSPGPRPAPDPAARVARVADPRAGRRGLGEASLPDRGETIEAEAGDGSAVLSGPPRGYRPTARPGLPGHPRPAPTPGLPDRPVAEVIADHAGLLALLADHPRVLASAARRQAPDRLARHLVTVADAVPPLLADVLPRGAEKPSAAHRARLALAEAVGLVLAGGLSLLGVTAPDHL; encoded by the coding sequence GTGACCCCCGTCGAGCTCTCCCGAACCGTGCTGGACGCCGTGCGGCGTGCCGCCGAGGCGGGAGAGCTCCCCGTGAGTGTGCCGAAGCGGGCCGTGCTCACCACGCCCGGACCAGGGGGGAGCGGCGACTTCGCCACGGCCGTCGCCCTGCAACTCGCCGGTCCGGCCGGCCGATCGGCCCGCGAGGTGGCCGAGGTGGTCCGCGCCCACCTCGTCGAGGCCCCCGGTGTCGCCGAGGTGCGGATCAGCGGACCGGGTTTCCTCAACATCAGCCTGGACGACACCGCGGCCGTCGCGCTCGTCCGGGAGATCCTGCTGCACGGATCGCGGTACGGCTTCGCCCGGACGCCCGAGGCGCCCGAGGCACGCCCCACCCCGGACACGGACTCCGCGGGTGCCTTCCGGGGTTCCGGCGGCGCCGTCGGACTCCACGCGCCGTGCGAGGTCCGGGCGGTCGTCGTCATGGACTCGGTTGCCCGGCTCCTCCGCGCCCAGGGGGTGTCCGTCCTGACCCGGTGCGCGGCGGCTCCGCCGCCGGAGTGGCGGACGGTGCTGGGCGTCGATGTCGACGTCGTGGGCGCGCCGACGGACCGCGTCGTCAGGCCGGTGCCGGTGTCCGGGGATCCACTGCCCCTGGGGCGGGACGCCGCACGGTGGGCCCTGTTGCACCCCGCGGCGCACGACCAAGCCCGAGCGGACGCCGTCCACCTGGCGCAACGAGAGTCCAACCCGCTGTTCCGCGTCCGGTACGCGCACGCCCGGATACGCGCCCTGATCCGCAACGCCGCCGATCTGGGGTTCGGTCCGGATCTCGGTTTCGTCCGGGCATCGGGCCCCGACGCCGACTCCGACGTCGGTGGGATCCCCGAGTCCGCCACCTCACCCGGCCCGAGGCCGGCACCCGACCCCGCGGCCCGCGTCGCGCGCGTGGCGGACCCGCGCGCCGGGCGTCGAGGCCTTGGAGAAGCGTCCCTCCCCGACCGTGGCGAGACGATCGAAGCGGAGGCCGGCGACGGCTCGGCCGTCCTCTCCGGCCCGCCGCGCGGGTACCGGCCGACCGCGCGCCCCGGTCTCCCGGGACACCCCCGGCCCGCCCCGACCCCGGGGCTACCGGACCGGCCCGTAGCCGAGGTGATCGCCGACCACGCCGGTCTCCTGGCCCTCCTCGCCGACCACCCCCGCGTCCTCGCCTCCGCCGCCCGCCGGCAGGCCCCCGACCGGCTCGCACGGCATCTCGTCACCGTCGCCGACGCCGTGCCGCCACTCCTCGCCGACGTCTTGCCACGGGGCGCCGAGAAACCCTCGGCCGCCCACCGTGCCCGACTGGCGCTCGCCGAAGCCGTCGGGCTGGTGCTGGCCGGCGGCCTGTCCCTGCTCGGCGTCACCGCACCCGACCATCTCTGA
- a CDS encoding response regulator, translated as MGKTGTRRPEWTYSLVVPGAAGRILVVDDNRVIRQLIRVNLELEGFEVVTAADGAECLEVVHRVRPHVVTLDVVMPRLDGLTTAARLRADPRTSSLPLAVISACTPGEVDAGVEAGVDAFLPKPFEPAELVRLVGRLRSRGTGEAGGVAAPWSSAPPAEWAG; from the coding sequence GTGGGCAAAACCGGGACGCGGCGGCCGGAGTGGACTTACTCTCTAGTTGTGCCAGGCGCCGCGGGCCGAATCCTTGTGGTCGACGACAACAGGGTCATCCGGCAGTTGATCAGGGTCAATCTCGAACTGGAGGGGTTCGAGGTGGTGACCGCTGCCGATGGTGCCGAGTGTCTGGAAGTCGTGCATCGTGTTCGGCCGCACGTCGTGACTCTCGATGTCGTCATGCCTCGACTCGACGGCCTCACCACCGCCGCCCGGCTGCGTGCCGACCCGCGAACCAGCTCTCTGCCGCTCGCCGTGATCAGTGCCTGCACCCCGGGAGAGGTCGATGCCGGGGTCGAGGCGGGGGTGGACGCGTTCCTGCCCAAACCCTTCGAGCCCGCCGAGCTGGTGCGCCTCGTCGGGCGGCTTCGTTCGCGTGGAACCGGGGAAGCGGGCGGGGTGGCCGCTCCCTGGTCCAGCGCACCGCCCGCGGAGTGGGCCGGCTAG
- a CDS encoding ATP-binding cassette domain-containing protein gives MGPNGAGKTTLFTCLVGLETHTGTVEFDGRPLADVREHVFPVFDDCALYPHLSGFDNLHFLLGRKTHWEDVRTVADGVLERATLRKPAGALSYGQRKKLYTVGLLLARPSYVVLDELANGLDYDSLQWLRASLQQLKKDSVVVASGHQFDFYDRVADDVFAISENGLSQLDFNHATGDRLEDAYLAHRAHGPR, from the coding sequence TTGGGCCCGAACGGAGCCGGGAAGACTACCCTTTTCACCTGCCTGGTCGGCCTGGAAACACACACCGGAACCGTCGAGTTCGACGGCCGTCCACTGGCGGACGTGCGTGAGCACGTCTTCCCGGTGTTCGACGACTGTGCCCTGTACCCGCACTTGTCCGGCTTCGACAACCTGCACTTCCTCCTTGGCCGGAAGACCCACTGGGAAGATGTCCGCACGGTCGCGGACGGTGTGCTGGAGCGCGCGACGCTGCGCAAGCCGGCCGGGGCGCTTTCCTACGGGCAGCGCAAGAAGCTGTACACCGTGGGCCTGCTGCTGGCGCGGCCCTCGTACGTCGTCCTGGACGAGCTGGCGAACGGCCTGGACTACGACAGCCTGCAGTGGCTGCGCGCCTCGCTGCAGCAGCTCAAGAAGGACAGCGTCGTGGTCGCCTCCGGCCACCAATTCGACTTCTACGACCGTGTCGCGGACGATGTGTTCGCCATATCCGAGAACGGGCTGAGCCAGCTTGATTTCAACCACGCCACCGGTGACCGGCTCGAAGACGCGTACCTGGCCCATCGCGCGCACGGTCCGCGTTGA
- a CDS encoding transposase gives MTSTKPAGSDPAPRPKRRTFSPEYKLRIVAEYDAAPKNEKGAILRRERLYHSHVKEWRAARDAGALEKLVDKRTSPARPKKSAAEAENERLRRQVERLEKELARNKAALEVMGKASALLEMISEGAD, from the coding sequence ATGACCAGCACCAAGCCTGCCGGATCCGACCCGGCTCCCCGGCCGAAGCGCCGCACTTTCAGCCCCGAGTACAAGCTGCGGATCGTGGCCGAGTACGACGCCGCGCCCAAGAACGAGAAGGGCGCAATCCTGCGCCGCGAGCGGCTGTACCACTCGCACGTCAAGGAATGGCGGGCCGCGCGGGATGCCGGGGCTCTGGAGAAGCTGGTCGACAAGCGCACCAGCCCGGCGAGGCCGAAGAAGTCTGCTGCCGAGGCGGAGAACGAGAGACTGCGCCGCCAGGTGGAACGGCTGGAGAAGGAACTGGCCCGCAACAAGGCCGCGTTGGAGGTAATGGGAAAAGCTTCCGCGCTCTTGGAAATGATCTCCGAGGGCGCGGACTGA
- a CDS encoding IS3 family transposase, with amino-acid sequence MVDDAFTGVEGRLGVTAACRLTGRSRATHYRRLQPPPPCRPRSPRVQPAALTAEERAAVLELMNRDEYAELPPAQIWARELDAGRYHCSVSTMYRILRERGQSGERRRQATHPAKTVPELVATAPSQVFTWDITKTAGPAKGIWYHAYVIIDIFSRYIVGHTVELAESAGRAEELIRETIARNGIVPETVHADRGTSMTSKKVSQLLIDLGVTRSHSRPKVSNDNPYSEAQFKTTKYMSDYPERFDSLAHAREWFDAFIAYYNHEHRHSGIGWHTPASVHFGTAEEVRDQRAVTLAEAYARHPERFGRRPRPPEIPQTAWINDPAKRREPTPQIS; translated from the coding sequence GTGGTCGACGACGCGTTCACCGGCGTCGAGGGCAGGCTGGGCGTGACGGCCGCGTGCCGGCTGACCGGTCGATCGAGGGCCACCCACTACCGCCGGCTGCAGCCCCCGCCACCGTGCAGGCCCCGCTCGCCGCGGGTCCAGCCCGCGGCTCTGACGGCCGAAGAGCGGGCTGCGGTACTGGAGTTGATGAACCGCGACGAATACGCCGAGCTGCCACCCGCGCAGATCTGGGCCCGCGAGCTGGATGCCGGGCGCTATCACTGCTCCGTCTCCACGATGTACCGGATCCTGCGCGAAAGGGGGCAGTCCGGTGAGCGCCGCCGCCAGGCCACCCATCCCGCCAAGACGGTGCCCGAGCTGGTGGCCACCGCCCCGTCGCAGGTGTTCACCTGGGACATCACCAAGACGGCCGGACCGGCCAAGGGCATCTGGTACCACGCCTACGTCATCATCGACATCTTCAGCCGCTACATCGTCGGCCACACCGTCGAACTCGCCGAATCGGCCGGACGGGCCGAGGAGTTGATCCGCGAGACCATCGCCCGCAACGGGATCGTGCCCGAGACCGTGCACGCGGACCGCGGCACCTCGATGACGAGCAAGAAGGTCTCCCAGCTGCTCATCGATCTCGGAGTGACAAGGTCGCACTCCCGGCCGAAGGTCTCCAACGACAACCCTTACAGCGAGGCACAGTTCAAGACCACGAAGTACATGTCGGACTATCCCGAACGGTTCGACTCACTGGCCCACGCCCGCGAGTGGTTCGACGCGTTCATCGCGTACTACAATCATGAGCATCGGCATTCGGGCATCGGCTGGCACACGCCCGCTTCCGTCCACTTCGGGACCGCCGAGGAGGTCCGCGACCAGCGGGCCGTCACCCTCGCCGAGGCATACGCCCGCCACCCCGAACGCTTCGGCCGCCGCCCCCGACCACCCGAGATACCCCAGACCGCCTGGATCAACGACCCAGCCAAGCGCCGCGAACCCACACCACAAATCTCATAG
- a CDS encoding UvrD-helicase domain-containing protein, whose protein sequence is MPHLAFDIAFCAQLPKLRGTVRKGVFDAWEKFERLSLKQLFKDPGLKLESLKNARDPHIRTIRIDRGTRGVVLAPDSGDTYVLLRVLPHDEANTWAVKQKASINTVTRAVEIRDIAVLEELAPAYERTAPAPEQRLFAAVSDGDLAALGIDGTTLRQARVLTNAEQLEVFAPFFPQDQREVLEYLAAGFGVEEVWRDVVAAHLAAAESAGPVDTSDYETAIRHTRARIAQATGSDELREILDKPFAAWRVFLHPSQHKVAYRASYSGPAQVTGGPGTGKTVVALHRVRHLLGHLRDGDRVLLTTFTNTLVAALRSGLAELVDDEALRDRVDVTTVDAFAGRVLSTRLRPLRADEEQARWEQAARVAGFTGDPRFLAQEYKHVVLARNLRTYEEYEAAERKGRGTALPAAARPPVWAAVQEFGARLAADGLRTYLGTCAEAADLLERTGPRYRHVVVDEAQDLHPAQWRLLRAAAPARPDDLFIAGDPHQRVYDNRVSLKAVGIKVTGRSTKMRRNYRSTHEILSWSTALLVGRPFARLEDDARHETLLGYRSALRGSGPETHGAGSPEAELAALVKRVRGWLDDGVAPGDIGVSGRFNRICDQVAEHLAAAGIPARRLRADRPSAADAVNVGTMHAFKGLEYRCVAVIGVRAGAVPHPKALTPVDVDRLQHEADLLAERCLLFVACTRARDGLYVSWSGEPSPFLLTEGI, encoded by the coding sequence ATGCCCCACCTCGCCTTCGACATCGCCTTCTGCGCCCAGCTCCCCAAGCTCCGGGGAACGGTGCGCAAGGGGGTCTTCGACGCCTGGGAGAAGTTCGAACGGCTCAGCCTGAAGCAGCTGTTCAAGGACCCCGGGCTCAAGCTGGAGTCGCTGAAGAACGCCCGTGACCCGCACATCCGGACGATCAGGATCGACCGCGGCACCCGGGGGGTCGTGCTGGCGCCCGACAGCGGGGACACCTACGTCCTGTTGCGGGTGCTGCCGCACGACGAGGCCAACACGTGGGCGGTCAAGCAGAAGGCGTCCATCAACACGGTGACTCGGGCCGTGGAGATCCGCGACATCGCCGTCCTGGAGGAACTCGCCCCGGCGTACGAGCGCACCGCCCCCGCCCCCGAGCAGCGACTCTTCGCCGCCGTCTCGGACGGTGACCTGGCCGCGCTCGGCATCGACGGGACGACGCTGCGGCAGGCCCGCGTACTGACGAACGCGGAGCAGTTGGAGGTGTTCGCGCCGTTCTTCCCGCAGGATCAACGCGAGGTCCTCGAATACCTCGCCGCCGGCTTCGGCGTGGAGGAGGTGTGGCGGGACGTCGTCGCCGCGCACCTGGCCGCCGCCGAGAGCGCCGGACCGGTGGACACGTCCGACTACGAGACGGCGATCCGACACACCCGCGCCCGCATCGCGCAGGCCACCGGATCGGACGAACTCCGCGAGATCCTCGACAAGCCGTTCGCGGCCTGGCGGGTCTTCCTCCACCCGTCCCAGCACAAGGTGGCCTACCGGGCCTCGTACTCCGGGCCCGCCCAGGTGACCGGGGGGCCGGGCACCGGCAAGACGGTCGTGGCCCTGCACCGCGTGCGCCACCTGCTCGGGCACCTGCGGGACGGCGACCGTGTCCTGCTCACCACCTTCACCAACACCCTGGTGGCCGCCCTGCGCTCCGGCCTCGCCGAACTCGTCGACGACGAGGCGCTCCGGGACCGGGTGGACGTCACGACCGTCGACGCCTTCGCCGGACGGGTGCTGTCCACGCGGCTCCGGCCGTTGCGGGCGGACGAGGAACAGGCCCGCTGGGAGCAGGCCGCCCGCGTCGCCGGCTTCACCGGGGACCCGCGGTTCCTCGCCCAGGAGTACAAGCACGTCGTCCTCGCCCGGAACCTGCGGACGTACGAGGAGTACGAGGCCGCCGAACGCAAGGGGCGCGGCACCGCGCTGCCGGCGGCGGCCCGTCCCCCGGTGTGGGCCGCCGTCCAGGAGTTCGGCGCCCGGCTGGCGGCCGACGGGCTGCGGACCTACCTGGGGACCTGCGCCGAGGCCGCGGACCTGCTGGAGCGGACCGGGCCGCGCTACCGGCACGTCGTCGTCGACGAGGCACAGGACCTGCACCCCGCGCAGTGGCGGCTGTTGCGCGCCGCCGCCCCGGCCCGCCCGGACGACCTGTTCATCGCGGGCGACCCGCACCAGCGCGTCTACGACAACCGGGTGTCGCTCAAGGCGGTCGGGATCAAGGTGACGGGTCGGTCGACGAAGATGCGCAGGAACTACCGCTCCACCCACGAGATCCTCAGCTGGTCCACCGCGCTGCTCGTGGGCCGTCCCTTCGCGCGACTGGAGGACGACGCCCGACACGAGACCCTGCTCGGCTACCGCTCGGCCCTGCGCGGCAGCGGCCCCGAGACGCACGGCGCCGGCTCACCGGAGGCGGAGCTGGCGGCCCTCGTCAAGCGTGTGCGTGGCTGGCTGGACGACGGGGTCGCGCCCGGTGACATCGGGGTGAGCGGCCGGTTCAACCGGATCTGCGACCAGGTGGCCGAGCACCTCGCGGCGGCGGGCATCCCCGCGCGGCGACTGCGGGCGGACCGGCCGTCGGCCGCCGACGCGGTGAACGTCGGCACCATGCACGCCTTCAAGGGCCTGGAGTACCGCTGCGTCGCGGTGATCGGCGTCCGCGCCGGAGCCGTGCCGCACCCCAAGGCGCTGACGCCGGTGGACGTCGACCGTCTCCAGCACGAGGCCGATCTCCTGGCGGAGCGCTGCCTGCTCTTCGTCGCCTGCACCCGGGCCCGCGACGGCCTGTACGTGTCCTGGTCGGGGGAGCCGAGCCCGTTCCTCCTCACGGAAGGGATCTGA
- a CDS encoding serine/threonine-protein kinase: MPQRIIDGRYELLEELGHGGMGDVWRGYDSVLDRPVAVKLIRPQAVTSQRSAEEFAKRFRREARITARIRHPGVPQVHDAVLDESHAHLFLVMELVDGVQLSAYVDPARPLPVSWAVAVAAQVATVLSHAHEIPVVHRDLKPSNVLVARDGTVKVLDFGIAAILRTDTTKLTATGSPIGTSQYMAPEQVRGGRVTPRTDLYALGCVLHEMLCGRALFRADSEYALMYRHVTEEPTPLRRLRPEVPHALEELVLRLLRKAPEARPADVREVYERLLPLLPRAGRDPSPGETGPAGVPDPTRPFRHPYAPRSRTPSAAAPTSSEEPEAASPPLPDELRADIADAYAHCDALLEEERFAQAAEVLGEVVEPAARALGAENRQVLELRTQRAAIRLLGGDYRAALPEFTALADAYGRVAGPTSGQARACRAQAARCRAELGQVTEALTALEAVLAVVRAVDGDGCEEAVELRRDIGMLLLAQGRAADALALLEPLHADLRSVHGPGDELTAEVAEVLALIRLDLDGGTH; the protein is encoded by the coding sequence GTGCCGCAGCGGATCATCGACGGACGTTACGAACTCCTGGAGGAGCTCGGCCACGGTGGCATGGGCGACGTCTGGCGCGGCTACGACTCCGTGCTGGACCGGCCCGTGGCGGTGAAGCTCATCCGGCCCCAGGCCGTCACCTCACAGCGGTCGGCGGAGGAGTTCGCCAAGCGGTTCCGGCGCGAGGCACGGATCACGGCCCGTATCCGGCACCCCGGGGTGCCGCAGGTCCACGACGCCGTCCTGGACGAGTCCCACGCGCACCTGTTCCTCGTCATGGAGCTGGTCGACGGAGTCCAGCTGTCCGCCTACGTGGACCCGGCCCGGCCGCTGCCGGTGAGCTGGGCGGTCGCGGTGGCCGCGCAGGTGGCCACCGTGCTGTCCCACGCCCACGAGATCCCCGTGGTCCACCGGGACCTCAAGCCGAGCAACGTCCTCGTCGCCCGGGACGGGACCGTGAAGGTCCTGGACTTCGGCATCGCGGCCATCCTGCGCACCGACACCACCAAGCTGACCGCCACCGGGAGCCCGATCGGGACCTCCCAGTACATGGCGCCCGAGCAGGTGCGCGGCGGGCGCGTGACGCCGCGCACCGATCTGTACGCGCTCGGCTGTGTGCTGCACGAGATGCTCTGCGGTCGGGCGCTGTTCCGGGCCGACAGCGAGTACGCGCTGATGTACCGGCACGTCACGGAGGAACCCACCCCGCTGCGTCGGCTGCGCCCCGAGGTCCCGCACGCGCTGGAGGAACTCGTCCTGCGCCTGCTCCGCAAGGCACCGGAGGCCAGGCCCGCCGACGTGCGGGAGGTGTACGAACGGCTGCTGCCCCTCCTCCCGCGCGCCGGGCGGGACCCGTCGCCCGGAGAGACCGGACCGGCCGGCGTCCCCGACCCGACCAGGCCGTTCCGCCACCCGTACGCTCCCCGCTCACGAACCCCGTCGGCGGCGGCCCCCACGTCCTCGGAGGAACCGGAGGCCGCGTCCCCGCCCCTGCCGGACGAGCTGCGGGCGGACATCGCGGACGCGTACGCGCACTGCGACGCCCTGCTGGAAGAGGAGCGGTTCGCGCAGGCGGCGGAGGTGCTCGGCGAGGTCGTCGAGCCCGCCGCCCGCGCCCTCGGTGCCGAGAACCGGCAGGTACTGGAGCTGCGCACGCAGCGGGCGGCGATCCGGCTGCTCGGCGGCGACTACCGGGCCGCCCTGCCCGAGTTCACGGCGCTCGCCGACGCCTACGGGCGTGTCGCGGGGCCCACGAGCGGGCAGGCCCGGGCCTGCCGCGCCCAGGCCGCCCGCTGCCGCGCCGAACTCGGCCAGGTGACGGAGGCGCTCACGGCGCTGGAGGCGGTACTCGCCGTCGTCCGGGCGGTGGACGGCGACGGCTGCGAAGAGGCCGTCGAACTCCGGCGCGACATCGGCATGCTGCTGCTCGCCCAGGGCCGCGCCGCCGACGCCCTGGCCCTCCTCGAACCGCTGCACGCCGACCTCCGATCCGTGCACGGCCCCGGGGACGAGCTGACCGCCGAGGTCGCCGAGGTCCTCGCCCTGATCCGGCTGGACCTCGACGGCGGGACGCACTGA
- a CDS encoding ATP-binding protein, protein MTNDLTGAPRPAAPAPGLARCFEMGFSPTPRGARLARRLCAERLHSWGVPYGTEAHDAVTLLVAELAANAVHHGRVPGRDFRVRLDVPPWAGTPVRVEVVDARGERLPEPERGFPGAERVDGRGLLLVAAVADRWGWGSRPRGAPGKVVWAEYDRRDHAPRAVLGQM, encoded by the coding sequence ATGACGAACGACCTCACCGGCGCCCCACGCCCCGCCGCCCCGGCCCCGGGCCTCGCCCGGTGTTTCGAGATGGGCTTCAGCCCCACCCCGCGCGGCGCCCGACTCGCACGACGGCTGTGTGCGGAGCGGTTGCACTCCTGGGGCGTCCCGTACGGCACCGAGGCACACGACGCCGTCACACTCCTGGTGGCCGAGCTCGCGGCGAACGCCGTTCACCACGGTCGGGTCCCGGGGCGGGACTTCCGGGTACGCCTGGACGTCCCGCCGTGGGCCGGAACCCCCGTGCGCGTCGAGGTGGTCGACGCCCGCGGCGAACGCCTGCCGGAGCCCGAGCGGGGGTTTCCCGGCGCCGAACGCGTCGACGGGCGCGGCCTGCTCCTGGTCGCCGCCGTCGCCGACCGATGGGGCTGGGGCTCGCGGCCCCGAGGGGCACCCGGAAAGGTCGTATGGGCCGAGTACGACCGGCGAGATCACGCACCGCGGGCGGTTCTCGGCCAGATGTGA
- a CDS encoding helix-turn-helix transcriptional regulator, whose protein sequence is MERPPEDHPGHGVVTAFGRQLKLLRTRAGLERAEFGKLVGYAAQSLASFEQGRRIPPGKFIDRADEVLDAGGVLKALKEEVARAQYPAFFRDMARLEAEAATLNVYAVYAVPGLMQTEDYARTVFQMQRPLLPVDVIEQRVEARMARRAIFERQPAPLLSFVIDEGVLRRPIGGDNVLRETLEQLLVTAQFRNVEVQVMPTECADHAALGGPFTLIDTNGGQRIAYAEVQDDSRLYTDSVKVRELEARYGILRSQALTPSESSATIVQMMGEA, encoded by the coding sequence ATCGAGCGACCACCGGAGGACCACCCCGGACACGGCGTGGTCACCGCCTTCGGCCGGCAACTGAAGCTCCTCCGCACACGGGCGGGCCTGGAGCGCGCGGAGTTCGGAAAGCTCGTGGGCTACGCGGCGCAGTCCCTCGCCTCGTTCGAGCAGGGACGCCGCATCCCACCCGGCAAGTTCATCGACCGGGCGGACGAGGTTCTTGACGCGGGCGGAGTGCTCAAGGCGCTCAAGGAGGAGGTGGCACGGGCACAGTATCCGGCCTTCTTCCGGGACATGGCGCGGCTGGAGGCGGAGGCGGCAACCCTGAACGTGTACGCGGTCTACGCCGTGCCAGGTCTGATGCAGACCGAGGACTACGCACGTACGGTCTTTCAGATGCAGCGCCCACTGCTTCCAGTCGATGTGATCGAGCAGAGGGTGGAGGCCCGAATGGCCCGGCGGGCGATCTTCGAACGACAGCCGGCCCCGCTGCTGAGCTTCGTCATTGACGAGGGAGTCCTACGCAGGCCGATCGGGGGCGACAACGTGTTGCGCGAGACTCTGGAACAGCTGCTGGTGACTGCACAGTTCCGCAACGTGGAGGTGCAGGTCATGCCGACCGAATGCGCTGATCACGCTGCCTTGGGTGGCCCCTTCACGTTGATCGACACCAATGGAGGCCAGCGCATCGCGTACGCGGAAGTTCAAGACGACAGCCGGTTGTACACTGACTCGGTCAAAGTCCGTGAGCTGGAAGCGCGTTATGGCATCCTGCGATCCCAGGCGCTGACACCAAGCGAGTCGTCGGCGACCATCGTGCAAATGATGGGAGAAGCATGA
- a CDS encoding DUF397 domain-containing protein → MKSQDIATPTTEPAWFKSSYSTGGGGECIEVAATPDTVHVRDSKQPNGPILNVSPRAWTSLVQSTANHSA, encoded by the coding sequence ATGAAGAGTCAAGACATCGCTACGCCCACAACTGAGCCCGCCTGGTTCAAGAGCAGTTACAGCACGGGAGGCGGCGGCGAGTGCATCGAGGTGGCCGCCACCCCCGACACCGTGCACGTACGGGACTCCAAACAGCCCAACGGGCCCATCCTCAATGTCAGCCCCCGGGCATGGACCAGCCTCGTGCAGTCGACGGCCAACCACTCAGCGTGA